A genomic stretch from Telopea speciosissima isolate NSW1024214 ecotype Mountain lineage chromosome 7, Tspe_v1, whole genome shotgun sequence includes:
- the LOC122668651 gene encoding conserved oligomeric Golgi complex subunit 1-like has product MQKSSSTESNIMRCSTVPRFKYLSISAPALSSRGTSKSSLPMTSVDVASRSSWKTISSGELSPKLDFDDNSSFGIATPFLKSFMQVKGLTFFV; this is encoded by the exons ATGCAGAAGTCTTCCTCCACCGAGTCAAACATAATGAGATGTTCTACAGTTCCACGCTTCAAGTACCTTTCAATCAG CGCACCAGCACTGTCTTCAAGAGGGACATCGAAATCATCTCTTCCAATGACCTCTGTTGATGTTGCTTCTCGAAGCTCTTGGAAGACAATTTCTAGTGGAGAACTCTCTCCAAAgcttgattttgatgataactcGAGTTTTGGGATTGCTACACCATTTTTGAAATCTTTCATGCAGGTAAAAGGccttactttttttgtttga